The Oculatellaceae cyanobacterium genomic sequence AATTATCAATAGATATAACAATCGCTTTGGGGGCATTAGCTTCGACAATTTTTGTATAAAGAGGTAGTTTTTTACCAGCCCTTAATATATAGTCTTGAGTAAAAATTGCTTGAGCATTAGATATGCGTACGCGTGTGGCAATTTCATTAGCAGCAAAACTATCAGCAATAGAAACAACTGTACAACCTGCTTTGATAATACCTAAATAAATAGCGACAGATTCGGCAGTCATCGGCATAGCAATAGCAATACGATCGCCTATTTTAAAACCTGCTTGTATCAAACCATTCGCCACTCGATTAGTCAAAATATTGAGTTCGCCATAAGTCCAAGTCGATAGCGAACCGCCTTCCACTTGAAATGCGATCGCAATATTATCCTTTGGTGCCTGAAAACAACTTTCAGCAATATTAAAACTAGCACCAACAAGCCATTTTGCCGACTCTACACCTTCGGAAAGATTAACAATCTCAGTATATTTTCTCCGAAAGTATATACTTTTTTTTTCAATCATCAATTTCCAGAAATGAGCGCGATTTTGCACTGACCAATAATGCAATTCCCTATATGAATTAATTCGTAACTGTTGCATTAAAGCAGCAATATTACTAGATTGAATTTGTTCATCACTAGGAAACCAAGCTGGCGCTACTCCCTGATTTGTATCTCCATCAGAAAAGGTGGTTTCATACAAAAATTTATGCAGTGTAAAAGGATAATCAGGTTTAAGAAATATTTGACTAATAATTTTCCAGCATTCAGCAGCAGGCAGAGAGGATAACCATTGATTAAGCTGCGGTAGCCTAGTAGCAGCTAAATGTTGATCGCAGCCACAATTAATTAGTTGTTCCAGGGAAAGTTGCTTGCTCATAAACTTTTTCCTGTGAATAAATACTGATGATAATAAATCCTGCTTGTATACCCTTGCAATTGAAAAGTAAAATCTTCAACACCTCACACTTCATCCTTATGACACTTTTTCAAAGCTGCTACTAACTCCTCTCTACGAATTGGTTTACTAATATAATCATCCATCCCACACTCAATACACGCTTCTTTATCACCTTGCATGGCATTGGCTGTCATTGCAATAATTTGAGGTCTTTCATGTGGCAACCAGTGATCTAAAATATAACGAGTAGCTTCTAACCCATCCATTTCTGGCATCTGTATATCCATCAAAATGACATCGTAAGATTGACGTTGCAGCGCTGAAATAACTTCTTTACCTGATGCCACTACATCCGCTCTATATCCAATTTTTTTTAAAATATGCGTCGCGACTTTTTGGTTAACTACATTGTCTTCTGCCAATAGAATCCTTAAGGGAAACTGTTCAGGATAGTTATTTAATTCAATTTTTTCTGGTTTAACAACTACTTCCTGAGTGGGTTGTTTAAATAAAATTTGATTGATAGTGTTAAATAACTGAGACTTCTTTACAGGTTTATTTAAAAATGCTGCTATATCCACATCAACTTTAATTGATTGCGGACGGCTCATGGAACTTAAAATCACTAATGGTAATTTCTGGCAGTGGGGATGTTGACGAATTTTTTCTGCTAAAACAATCCCATCCATTTCTGGCATTTGCATATCCAAAATGGCAAGTTCAAACTTATCAGTTCTTCCTAACCATTCCAAAGCTTGCTCGCCTGATTCTGCGGCAATTGGAATCATTCCCCATGATATTGCTTGCATTGCTAGAATCTTACGATTAGTGAGGTTATCATCTACAATCAACAGATACTTACCTTTTAACTGTGATGATTTTTCGTCAACTTCATAACATTGACTTTGAGGTACAGATGGCGCAACAATTGTGAAATAAAATGTCGAACCTTTTCCTTCTCTACTGGTAACTCCCATTGTGCCGCCCATCAATTCAGATAAGCGTTTACTAATAACCAAACCTAAACCAGTACCACCATAACGCCGCGTAGTGGAAGCATCAACCTGACTAAAAGATTTAAATAAGCGTTCCATTCTTCCAGCAGGAATACCTATACCAGTATCGCGGACAGCAAACCTAATAGAATAAGTGTTTGCTAATTCTTCATTATTGACAATTGATAGCCGATTGTCGCGATATATTAGGGATGAACCTTGAACATTTTTTACTGGCAGCTTCCGGGCAGTAACGGCAACAACTATTTCGCCTTTTTCAGTAAATTTGAGAGCGTTACTAAGTAAATTTACTAAAATTTGGCGTAGACGAGTTATATCTCCAATAAAAATGTTAGGGCAACGTGGAGCAATGCGATAAACTAACTCTAAACCTTTCTCGGCGGCTTTACCAGCAACAATATCTAAAGAACTTTCTACACAGTCTTGTAAATCAAAAGGTTGTTCTTCTAAATCCAGTTTTCCTGATTCTATCTTAGAAAAATCTAAAATATCATTAATAATAATTAACAATGACTCACCACTAACGCGAATTGTTTCTACAAAGTCGCGTTGCTGAGGTGTCAACTCCATGTCTAATAACAATCCTGTCATACCAATCACGGCATTCATAGGAGTACGAATTTCATGGCTCATGCTCGCCAAAAATTCGCTTTTAGATTTAGTACCGGCTTCAGCGGCTTCTTTAGCTATTTGTAGTTGTTCAATTAATTTTTTTAATTCTTGAGTTCGTTCTTGAACTCGTTGCTCTAAAGTTTCATTAATAGATTTTAGATTGAGTTCTTGAGTTGCGAGTGCTTCAACTAAATTAGTTAAAGATTGAGAAAGAATAGCAACTTCATTTTGACCTGATATCTGCGGAATTTGTGTATGGCGATCGCCTGTTCGCAACCTCTCAGCAGCAGCAGCTATACTTAGTAGTGGATCGGTAATTCGACTCGCTAGTATCCAACCTGCGACAGCAAACCACATTCCTAATCCTAAACCCAATAACTGAATTTGCTTTTGCAGTTTTCTAGCTGGTGCAAAAGCAATATCAGTGTTTTGTCTAACTAACACCGACCACCCTAAACCAGGATAATTACGATGTCCTTTAGTGCGGGTAAAACCAGTTAAATAACTTTGGTTATCTGACCAATTTTCGACTAAATAGTTAGTCTGACCTTGTTGAGCAGATTTTATGCTATTCAGCCTGAGTTTTCGTAATGGCTGTTTGAGTTGTTTTGGCTTAAGTAAAACACTGCCATCTGCACTAACAACAAATACTTCTACTTGAGCATTATTTTGTAGTAATGATGCTTCTATTTCTCTTGCCCACTGCCAGCTTAAATGAGCACCAACTACACCTTTAAACTTACCTTGAGTATCGCTAACAGGAGACGATACATCAACAAAGCGTAGAGGTTCTCCGGTAGTATTGGGTAATAATTTAGCTAGTAGGATAGCATCATGTACATCTCCTAAGTAGGTGGTAGTTTTTGCCTGACTAAACCAAGGTCTTTTGGAAACGTTTTGACCTTCTAATAGTTTGTTGGTACTAAACTGAACAAGGCCAGCTTGATTTACAAACCCAATCCAAGCATAGTTGTTATAAGTGCTTTTTAGTTTTTCTAAGAGCGATCGCTTTTGTGCAATTGCGGTGTTTGGGTTACGCAGTTGTTCTAGTGAGGCAATAATCTCAATATCCCGATAGCGTTCAAACATCCCTCGATCGAGTTTATCCGCCATCTGATACGCTAACTCTGTGAGGAATTGCCCACTATCATTTTTAATTTGAACTTGCACAGCTTGCCCAACTATACCGCTCAAGGCTAGGGACAGCAAGAAGGTTGTACCACCCAAGACTATCCCTAACTGATTCTTGAGGCTACCGCCTAAATATCTCCACCTATTTAATCGCCTTAACGCCAAAGCACCAGAATCCTTCTTATATATTTATTTGGATTTGTGCAAGACTAACTTCAGTTATTAGCAATGAATAATTTGTAAGTGAAAATTATTACTCAAACAAATTTAACCAACTGCCTAATACTTTAGTTCTCTGCCCCCTATCCAAACACTTTACGGACTCTTACTGTCCTTGCCCATACTAATAGATGAGATTGCAACCATTAGCTAATGTAGCAATGGTTACATATTAACTATAGTAGGACTTTCACAGAGCAAAAGTTGCAGAATTTTATTCAGGGCTTATCCAAATTAATGCGCGGGTAAGATGCCCTAAATCGCTGCTTCCCCACCAACCACTACATTTTTTATCCGCAAGCTGGGGCCACCACATCCTACAGGTAAACCACTCTGACCTCCTTTACCACAGCCGCCAGATTCATCCCAATAAAAGTCATCCCCAATGGCTTCTATATCTGCTAATGTTTTGAAAACGTTACCAGAAAGGGTGACATCCCTCACTTGTTCGGCAAGTTTACCATTGCGGATCATCCAAGCTTCACCAGCAGTAAAGGTGAACATTTCCCCGTTGGTCATTCCTCCTAACCAATTACGGGCATAAACACCATTTTTAATCCCTGTAAATAAATCGGCGACGGGAGTATTACCTCGTTCGATCCAAGTATTAGTCATCCGCACGATGGGAGGATAATGGTAGTTAAGACAACGAGCATTTCCGGTGGCTGTTTCACCAAGTTTGCCAGCAGTTTCGCGGGAGTGCAAGCGTCCTACTAATACCCCATCTTTAATAAGTTGGGTTGTGGTAGCGGGTGTTCCTTCATCATCGTATAAATAACTACCACGATGCCCTTCTGGTGCTGCACCATCAAATATTTGCAATTCGGCTGGGCCAAATCGCCGCCCCATACTCATAACTTCTAGGATGTCAGGATTTTCGTATGCCATATCTGCTTCGGAAAGATGCCCAAAAGCTTCATGAACAAACAAACCTGCCAAAATTGGGTCAATAACTACTGTATAAGTATTGCCTTTGACAGGAGGCAGAGATAAAGCATCTACAGCACGTAGGGCAGCGCTGCGTACTTGCTCATCAAGGTTAGTTAAGTCTTCAAAAGCTTTGCGCGAACCGCTAGTTTCTCTACCTGTTTGTACTGTTTCTCCGTTGCGGGCAGTTGCAGCAAAGCGCATTTCCATATCTACCCAGCTTTGCTGAATTAGTGTGCCATCGGAGGTAGCAAGGATGATTCTTTGGGCGCTGTCACTATAACGTACAGAGGTTGTGGTGATTTTGGGGTCAGTAGTGCGGAGAATTTGATTGTAGCGATCGCACAATTCTTTTTTCTGAATCAAAGAAATTTCACGAGGATCAGTACCAGTCAGAGGTAAAGCACAGATAGCTTGCACTGCTTCCACTGGTGCTAATAGCGTTTCTTCGTCACCAACTAACAAAGAAGCTGCGATCGCTTCCTCAATTCTTTCTGCTAGGGTATCTAATTGGTTAAAACTAGCAAACCCCCAACCTCCCTTATAACAAGCTCGCACTTGCCCACCAATAGAAAGACCTTCACTCAGGCTTTCTACTTTTTCGCCTCTTAATAAAATGTCGGTTCCTTCAGCTTCTTCTAACCGAATTGCTAAATAATCAACACGATTGCGATAACGCGCAACCAAGTCAGAAAGCAAGTCACTATAGTTAAGTAAAGTTGGCATAGGAGTAAATGTTTAATGAATTCATAATTAAGGGCTTAAATACTATCTTAAATGATTTCTATAATTTGAAATAACTAACAATAAAGATTCCTATTAAATAGATGTAATAACAATTCTATTTAATAAATATGAGCCTTCTTTTTAGCTATTTATCTTTGCTAAGTTTGCGTTGAACAAATAAAATCAGGATTTTTGCCAGAAGTTTATCAAAAAAACATCTGCGGTCTAAAATCTAGTCAACTTTCAATTTGACGACAAATTCCAAATACTGAAGTATAGCCGTGTAAGAAAGTACTGCTACCAATAGGGCCAATCTCACCGTTACAGAAAAAGCCACCTATGGGAATATCTTTTAAGTAACGGCGGAACAAGCGTGAATCAAAATTAGGCTGCCCATAAAGCCCTTCTCCTCTACCCATACAGGAGAACATCAAAGCACCAGCAGTAGTTGCACGATCAGCTAATTCATCTTGATAACGCTGAAGTAATAACTCTAAATCTTCTGCTGAAGTTTCAGCATCACGTAAGTGAAATTGGATACGTTGACCAGTACGAACGCGATCGCCAATAGCAACTGCCCCTACTCTAGGATCTACCCCTAGTAAATTCCGAATTAAAAAGTCTCCATGCCCCAACTGCTGCTTAAACGCAGTCTGTGCTACGCCGATAAATAACGAGTGCTGTGCTAATTGTCTATCTGCCTCGCTCAAATTTTCAATTACATCCCGCAACGCTTCCAAAGACGTTTGAGACGGCTTATTAGCTACAGCGATATCGCCACTATCATCCTCAACTACTTCTAAAATAATATTGCGATCGCCTTTAGTAACTTGATACGTCCGACCGATAGGACGACAACCTTGAGCAACAATTGTTTCAATAGCAATATTGCCTGTCAGTGCAACCCCAACTGTACCCTCTCGATACAGTTTATAGTTACAAAACAACCCGCTTCCCATACCAGTAGCGCCGCTACTTGCCAATCCACCTACCTTCACAGACCCAGGATAAGCAAAATCTAAACCCTCCAGTAAATCATTGATTTTGGAGGTAAACGCATCTGATAACAAAATGAACTGAGGCGCTTGTTGTTGCGGGACATCAATTAATTCCACCCAAGCATCCGGCGGACTATCCATGTCAGGTAATGAGTCAGCAGAAATATGAAAGCTGCTGACTTCTACTCCTGGTAAGTGCATCAAAGTCAGACTTAAAGCTGTTTCACCCTCAACCTCTTGGGCTTCCCCTTGAGAATTTATCCCGATAATCCCACCGCCACCACAGCCAATTAAAGCTGGTAATTGGAGTTTTTCTTGCAATAAAGGCATTAATCGCGGATATTCACTCGCATACGCCGACGAAATAAACACCAGACCCAAATCCGCACCTATCCCTAAAGAACTCTGTGCGCGCTCTACTACTTCCGCGACAGCCGCTTCCAAAGAAGCGCGATTTGATAAGGCGTTCGACCACTTAATCTGGTTAGCCATAGGCTTTAATCTCCATCGGCGCTCACTGCTTACTTGCCCCCAAGCAGCAAGTCTGTTTACCCTCTAGGTTAAAGATAGCACCAGCAAGGATCAGCAAGATCCTAAATCCCAACAGCTAGGGGAGTAGCGATTCAACATTCACATAAGTTAATATTTTACTTAAAGGTGCAAGTTCGTTTAAACTCGCTAACCTTCAACCACACTCACAAGCAAATCTTAAAACAAACAAAGGAATCTTATCTGGGCGCTGGCAGTTCAGCTATTACAGATTAAGTAGGGCTGTTCCAAAGAACTGGGTGACTGAACACAACACCAGATACGATTGTTGTCAAACGCGGAAATAAAATAAGTTTCCTGTATTAAAGCTAGCCACTAGGAAAAAACATGAGCAACACTGACATTCAACAAAAAATCGAACAAGAGCGTGAGCAAGCACGCCAAGCCTGCGATCTCAATGGAGCAACCTCTGGCGAGTGTGCTGCCGCTTGGGATGTAGTTGAAGAATTGCAAGCAGAAGCATCACATCAGCGCACCACTAAGCCAAAAAACTCCCTAGAACAGTTTTGTGATGACAATCCTGACGCAGCCGAGTGTCGGCTTTACGAGGAATAAAGTTAACTTCCTCAAATTTGTCAATTCTGTATTAATAACTTGACCTAAGCAAGCAATAACAAACAGCTAATACAGCGTTTTTGTTGCTTGCTTCAGTGTTTTTGGGATTTGCTTGAGTAAGCGGCAGCAGTAGCGCTCAAAGGTAAAATAATTTGATGAAAAAGTGAGAATAACCTTGTGTGCAGGGTTTCTATTAAAGGAGAATAAAGATACAAGCAATGCAAAATGAATCGTGGTTGAGAGCGCTAGCCTGGACTGACTATCGGTTGGCAATATTATTTACCGTTATTATCCCCCTGATATTGCTAATTTGGGCTTTTGCTCAAAAATCAGCAGGTATTCAGAGGTTATTAATGATTTACTGGCGCGTTTCCAGTTTGCTTTTGATTACTGTTTATCTAATGATTGCTTCTTGGCCTATTGCATTTTTGTCTTCTTTATTAGCGCGTATCCTTATACCTATATCCCTCTGGTTTTGGGTAGATATCAATGAAGAAATAGATGATATGCAGCCACGTCCTCTCAAGTTAGCAGTGCAAGCTTGGCGTTGGGCTATTACTACTTACTGCATTTTGGGAACTATCGCAATTATTCCTTTTTTACCTTGTGCTTTTTCCCAAGGGCTGATTAAAACTTCCTACTGTCAAGTCTGGTTAGAAGCACCTTGGCTATATAAAGCTTTTTTCCATGCCAATTCTAGACCGGATTTTTTAGGTGGGTTGGGAATGTTTGCATTAATAATTTATGTGTTTTTGCTAAGTTATTTTGTGCTGGTTCGTTTAGGAAAGCAAGGACGTTCAGCACTGCAACAGTAGCCAAAATAGGCGTAGTTTGATGGGTTAAAGGTTTTAGGAATTGTAAAAATCAATACCTAAAATCTTTAACTTAGATAAACTTTTTTATTTAAAGATTTAGTAATGTCATAAATTATCTAAATTATGAACAATTCTATTGGGCGACGCTTAGAACAATATACCCTCAAGCATCCGCAATTCGTTTTAATTGTGACGGCAGAAATTTCTGGTGAAGAAGACCAAATTGCGATTTTTAAAGGTTATTCTAGTTCTTTAATGCGATCAACAGCTTTTGATCCAGATGTGCCAGTGCTACCGGATGATGCCAAGATTATTTGTATAGATATAGTAGAAAGCCCATACAACCCTGAATCTCCTGTATATATACAGCAGGAATTAACGTGGGAAACGATTCAACCTTTGTTATAAATCAAATAAATAAGTTTTGGAATTGTTAGCTTGAGGGCTGATATGGGCAAACTCTTGATTATATATCTAAAATTTAGACCTTGCCATGCAGCCTCAAGAATCTAACCTAAATTCGGCACTTAAGTCAGTAGCCGCTCAGTCTGACTCCGAAAACCAGGGGAGTGTAGTACTATCTAAAAATAACAGGATCAAGCGATCGCTTAATTTTCAGAGTATTAGACACAAGATTGGTTTAGGATACGCTCTCGCAATTGGTGTCGCTGTTTTGGGAACTACTGCGGGGCAGATAATTGGGACATATTATGAAGAGCAGGCTCACGATCAACACAAGCAAGCTCGTGAAGAAGAACATTTATTAACTGAATTAAAAGTTGCTGTACTAGAGGCACGTTCCCATCAGCAACAGTTTATTCCTTTATTAAAGGATAATCAAAGCTTTAAAGATGAATACGCCCACTTTATTAGCCATACTCAAGAGGTTAACAAACATTTTGATGAGGTTAAATCTTATGTAAAAGAAAATTCAAAAACTGATCCTGATATTGAGCGTGTAGAGGAATGGTTGCGTACATATAATGGTACAGTAGCAGCTTATATCCAAGAAATAGAAGGTTTAATCAACCGAATCGATCCAGCTAATTTGCGATCGCAAGACGTACAAGCAGCACAGCAATCAATTTTAAAATTTACTAACAGTAATGTAGCATTAAAATTTGATGGTTTGTCAGATGATTTAACAGAACTAATTGAAGCGGCTCACGAGGAAGAAGAAGAGGCACAGGAAAATTTAGATCAAGCCGAGGCGCTGCACATCAAGATAACCAGCTTGAGTTTGTTATTTTCTGCGATTACTGCTGCGGCTTTAGCACTATATACCAGTAGAGCGATCGCACGTCCTTTAGAAGCAGTTACTCAAGTAGCTAAAACAGTCACTGACCAAGCAAACTTTAAACTGCAAGCCCCAGTAACTACTAAAGATGAAGTAGGGGTTTTAGCCAAATCTTTCAACAAACTTATTAATCGAGTTGCTGATTATACTCAAGAGTTAGAAATAGCTCGTCAGACTTTAGAAAAAAGAGTAGAAGAAAGAACAGAGGAACTGTGGCAAAAAAATGAACAATTAGAATCAGCCCACGATCATCTGCAACAGCTAAATACAGATTTAGTATCTCAAGCACAAGAGTTAGAAATTACCCTAGAAAATCTTCGCCAAACCCAATCACAGTTAATTCAAACAGAAAAAATGTCTAGCTTGGGTCAAATGGTAGCAGGCGTAGCTCATGAAATTAATAACCCAATTAACTTTATTCATGGCAACATTACTCATGTTAGTAATTATGTTCAGGATTTATTAGGTTTAATAGACCTCTATCTACAACAATATCCCAACACTTCCCCAGAAATTGCCGAGGAAATAGCAGCTATTGATCTTGAATTTATTATTGAAGATCTACCTAAAACTCTTAATTCAATGCAAATGGGTACTGAGCGCATTAGTCAAATTGTGCTGTCATTGCGAAATTTCTCTCGCCTAGATGAAGCAGGCATGAAACTAGCAGATATTCATGAAGGAATTGATAGTACCCTGTTAATCCTAAATCACAAGCTCAAGCAGGGAGTTCATGTGAGCAAGCAATATGGTAATTTGCCACAAGTTGAGTGTTACCCAGCACAACTTAATCAAGTATTTATGAATATTATTAGTAATGCTATTGATGCACTGATGGCACAAACAGATCAAGCCAGTAAAGAAATTGTAATTCATACACAAGTAGTTGAATCTAATTTAGAAGCTGATCGGGGATGCTATGCAGTAGTAAATATTAAAGATAATGGCCCTGGGATGCCCTCAGAGGTTAGGAGGAAGATATTTAATCCTTTTTTTACAACTAAGCCAGTAGGTCAAGGTACAGGCTTAGGTTTAGCAATTAGCTATCAAATTATCGAAAAACACCAAGGCAAAATTGAGGTAATATCTGAACCTGGACAGGGAACAGAATTTAGTATTTCATTACCAATTTCAAAATAATCCTAGCAGTTAGAAGTTAGCTTTTTTACTGTTATTGCAAAAAATAATAGCGTGGCTCTTTCTTGAACATAAAAGTTATGAAAGAAGCCACGCTAAATTTTAATCAAAACCTACAAGTTGCACTATTTAAAGTTTTAAACTTTGAACACCTGAAGACTGACTGCTGACAGCTATTTTAGTTAACAAATCAGACCAGCTAACACCTTCTAGATTAGATAGAACCACATGAGCATCGCCTATACGCTCAACTGGCCCTAATCCTACAGCGTACATCCCAGCAGATAAAGCTGCTTCTACACCTGCGGTAGCGTCTTCTATAACTACACATTCTTCAGGTGATAAGCCAAGTTGTGCAGCGGCGTGTAGGAAAAGATCTGGTGCTGGTTTAGGATTTTCTACACTGTAACCATCTGCGATCGCATCAAATTTATCCTCAATCCCTAAACGTTGCAATACCAAATGAGCATTTTTACTCGATGAACCTAAAGCTACTTTTATTCCAGCAGCACGTAGTTCATTTAATAAATTTAATACTCCTGGTAATAACTTATCTGGAGTCATCTCAGAAATTAATTCCAGATAATAATTGTTCTTACGCTCCATCATGTCCTGAATCTGAGCTTCATTAACTTTTCTGTCGCCCAAGATATACAGTAAAGAATCGCGTCTTGGTAATCCCCGCATTTTCTCGTTGGTTTCCCAATCATAAGGAATACCTTCTTGATCAGTTATCCGTTTCCAACCTAGATAATGGAAGTCCGCAGTATCGGTAATCACACCATCTAAATCGAAAATGACACCTTTAATGTTAGGAGTGGCAAGTTGAGAATTGGAAGTTGAGGATGAAATCATAGCTGACTGCTGATCGCTGATTGCAGATTCCTGAATATCAAACTCATACCATTGGTTGCGCCATTGTAGACGGAACTTGAGGCGAGTCCAACCAGGTGGCAGGTGGGGGCTAGAAATAGGCCCTTCTGGTGTTAGTTTAACGCCAGCAAACCCAAATACTAATGCCTGCCAAACTCCACCAGCAGATGCAGCGTGAATACCTTCGTTAGCATTACCACGTACATCTTCTAGATCTACTAATGCTGAACGCATGAAGTGTTTATAAGCTTCTGCTGGTTGTCCGAGTTCACAACCAAGAATAGCGTGAATTGCTGGGCCTAATGAAGATCCGTATGTATGATCGGTGCGTGGGTTATAGTAATCCCAGTTAGTTTGTAAAGTTTGACGATTGGTGCGATCGCGCAACAAGTACAACAACATCAACACATCTGGTTGTTTCAATACTTGCTGTTGATTAGCGCCTTCAATCCCCAAAATTACTTGCATCGACTTAGTGCGTGGCTCATACTCAGTTAGAGGCACATCTTTCAAATCAAAAAAGCCATCAAACTGTTCAATCAAACCAGTCTCAGGATTTTGATTAAATACCAAACGCTGACTTATATCTGCCCACTGCTGGAAGCGTTTTTTATTTAAGTTTAGTTGTTGTTTGAGGATGCTTGCGCGATCGCTATCTTCCCGTGTCAACCAATCCCAAACACCCAAAGCTGTCTGCAAATGCCATTGCACCATGCCATTTGTAAAGGCATTGTTATTAATCTTTTCATGGTACTCATCAGGCCCAATGACATCAGAAATCTCATAAGCGCCCCTTTCTCGGTTCCACTCGGCACGACTAGCCCAATAATTAGCAGTATCTAGAATTATTTCAGCGCCATACTCGCGCATCCAAGCATCATCTCCGGTATTCTGCCAGTAGTGCCAAACTGCATAAGCTATATCATTATTAATGTGCAGTTCAATATCACTACACCAGATGCGGATCATCTTACCATCTGGCCCTGGAACCCAACGGGGAGTTACTTCATCCCCAGTTGTGGCACTTTCCCAAGCAAACAACGCACCCTCATAACCTGCTTCTTGAGCCTTACGCCTTGCCCCTGCTAATGTTTTATAGCGGTAAGTCAACAAGTTACGCGCTAAAGCAGGTTGGGTTAAAGTCAGGAAGGGAACAATAAAAATTTCTGTATCCCAGAAGATATGACCGCGATAAGCATAACCAGAAAGAGTTTTTGCTGGAATACTCACGCTATTATCGTGACGGGGAGCAACTGCAAGTAGCTGGAATATGTTGTAACGAACAGCTAATTGAGCCTTGATGTCTCCTTCAATCACTATATCTGAGTCTTGCCACACCTGCGCCCAGGCAGCGACGTGAGCAGCAAATACAGTTGTATAACTAGGTAAACAATTCAGTAAGCCAAGTGCTTCGCCTACGGGATCAACTCTGTCCCGTGAGGTAAATACTGTCACCAACTTTTCTAAAGTAATGCTTTGTCCAGGCTGAATTTGTAAAGTTGTTCCCAACCCTGGACAGTTTTGTGTTCTTAAAGCTTGAATTTCAGCAGGTAAATCAACTATTTGTAGTTTAGCTGCCATACCTAAATCTACTGCTGAATTCAATGTTCGAGTATGTAGCCAAATAGTATTATCTGTAATACTTTGCTCGACAAATTCCCAGTGCTTAGTGCCTTGATTGCCTACTTCACCATTAATACTAGCTTGGATCTCAATCTCACCTGCAAAATCAACTGAAGTAACTTGACATCTTTGCGCCAGTACGTGCTGATCTGCCAAACT encodes the following:
- a CDS encoding ATP-binding protein; the encoded protein is MQPQESNLNSALKSVAAQSDSENQGSVVLSKNNRIKRSLNFQSIRHKIGLGYALAIGVAVLGTTAGQIIGTYYEEQAHDQHKQAREEEHLLTELKVAVLEARSHQQQFIPLLKDNQSFKDEYAHFISHTQEVNKHFDEVKSYVKENSKTDPDIERVEEWLRTYNGTVAAYIQEIEGLINRIDPANLRSQDVQAAQQSILKFTNSNVALKFDGLSDDLTELIEAAHEEEEEAQENLDQAEALHIKITSLSLLFSAITAAALALYTSRAIARPLEAVTQVAKTVTDQANFKLQAPVTTKDEVGVLAKSFNKLINRVADYTQELEIARQTLEKRVEERTEELWQKNEQLESAHDHLQQLNTDLVSQAQELEITLENLRQTQSQLIQTEKMSSLGQMVAGVAHEINNPINFIHGNITHVSNYVQDLLGLIDLYLQQYPNTSPEIAEEIAAIDLEFIIEDLPKTLNSMQMGTERISQIVLSLRNFSRLDEAGMKLADIHEGIDSTLLILNHKLKQGVHVSKQYGNLPQVECYPAQLNQVFMNIISNAIDALMAQTDQASKEIVIHTQVVESNLEADRGCYAVVNIKDNGPGMPSEVRRKIFNPFFTTKPVGQGTGLGLAISYQIIEKHQGKIEVISEPGQGTEFSISLPISK
- the pgmB gene encoding beta-phosphoglucomutase, whose product is MESFGWTVIESQFNPSHLHHQETVFTLGNGYLGTRGSFEEGYPGDCSTTLIHGVYDDVPVVYTELVNCPNWLPITIIIGGQAFNLDQGQTLHYQRQLDLRLGVLSREIRWRSPAGHTVDIYFERFTSLADQHVLAQRCQVTSVDFAGEIEIQASINGEVGNQGTKHWEFVEQSITDNTIWLHTRTLNSAVDLGMAAKLQIVDLPAEIQALRTQNCPGLGTTLQIQPGQSITLEKLVTVFTSRDRVDPVGEALGLLNCLPSYTTVFAAHVAAWAQVWQDSDIVIEGDIKAQLAVRYNIFQLLAVAPRHDNSVSIPAKTLSGYAYRGHIFWDTEIFIVPFLTLTQPALARNLLTYRYKTLAGARRKAQEAGYEGALFAWESATTGDEVTPRWVPGPDGKMIRIWCSDIELHINNDIAYAVWHYWQNTGDDAWMREYGAEIILDTANYWASRAEWNRERGAYEISDVIGPDEYHEKINNNAFTNGMVQWHLQTALGVWDWLTREDSDRASILKQQLNLNKKRFQQWADISQRLVFNQNPETGLIEQFDGFFDLKDVPLTEYEPRTKSMQVILGIEGANQQQVLKQPDVLMLLYLLRDRTNRQTLQTNWDYYNPRTDHTYGSSLGPAIHAILGCELGQPAEAYKHFMRSALVDLEDVRGNANEGIHAASAGGVWQALVFGFAGVKLTPEGPISSPHLPPGWTRLKFRLQWRNQWYEFDIQESAISDQQSAMISSSTSNSQLATPNIKGVIFDLDGVITDTADFHYLGWKRITDQEGIPYDWETNEKMRGLPRRDSLLYILGDRKVNEAQIQDMMERKNNYYLELISEMTPDKLLPGVLNLLNELRAAGIKVALGSSSKNAHLVLQRLGIEDKFDAIADGYSVENPKPAPDLFLHAAAQLGLSPEECVVIEDATAGVEAALSAGMYAVGLGPVERIGDAHVVLSNLEGVSWSDLLTKIAVSSQSSGVQSLKL